The following proteins are encoded in a genomic region of Chloracidobacterium sp.:
- a CDS encoding CHAT domain-containing protein → MQGKTDESASYFSQLETVRSSSNFLVPYWKATIAERKHDWKKLIELSEMLLQLSEKENFREDLPHLYLLLARGHWGVGNKELALMTVRKAEAIINEARLTEDAPLSLSMLEIFHSVYRLIAEIQADSDDLRNSFETADYLKARVLSDRINYSPIKQIPDISPLTRKRANELSSEFFHGKDRSELDNFEGSITNAIPQDSGQIAKLLRFDSIQGINETAIVSYFFTLNGNLGAYVLEKGSPIRLVNLKISKPDTLTMANDARNKIMNRIFFKNDGKKIYDILIAPLSLNSSHIVFVPDKALWKIPFQALSPDGESYLIEKKMVSYSPSVSMLLDSLKAKTPVRKNAQIFANNTFENRILRFVNQEAAEVGKLLGAQPTIAATSQQFINLSHGADILHFSMHAQADREVPLESFLGFKPSGKHDGRVAVNDLLKIRLKPQSLAFIASCDTNNVLNGEGVVSIGWALLGSGSTTVISSQWEADDRSTGVFAQQFYKEYRKEISSARALQNAAVTMIRNKSSENHEPYYWAAFTLLGDFR, encoded by the coding sequence TTGCAGGGTAAAACCGATGAATCGGCCAGTTATTTCTCTCAACTCGAAACTGTTAGATCCTCTTCCAACTTTTTGGTCCCGTACTGGAAGGCCACCATCGCGGAAAGAAAGCACGATTGGAAAAAGCTCATTGAATTAAGCGAGATGCTTCTGCAACTTTCGGAGAAGGAGAACTTTCGCGAGGATCTTCCACATCTCTACCTTCTTTTGGCGAGAGGGCATTGGGGCGTTGGCAATAAGGAGTTGGCTTTAATGACCGTTCGGAAAGCCGAGGCAATCATAAATGAGGCAAGACTGACTGAAGACGCTCCGTTATCGCTTTCAATGCTCGAAATCTTCCACTCGGTATATCGGTTGATTGCCGAGATTCAGGCGGATTCCGATGATCTTCGAAACTCATTTGAAACCGCTGATTATCTCAAGGCGAGGGTTCTAAGCGATCGAATTAACTACTCGCCGATAAAACAAATCCCGGATATTTCACCCCTTACACGAAAAAGAGCAAATGAACTCTCATCAGAGTTTTTCCATGGTAAGGATAGGAGCGAGTTGGACAATTTCGAGGGGAGCATTACAAATGCAATTCCGCAAGATTCGGGCCAAATCGCAAAGTTATTGCGATTCGATAGTATTCAGGGTATCAATGAGACAGCAATCGTATCGTACTTTTTCACTCTAAACGGCAATCTGGGAGCGTATGTGCTTGAAAAAGGATCCCCTATTCGTCTTGTCAACCTGAAGATTTCTAAGCCGGACACCCTTACAATGGCGAACGATGCAAGAAACAAGATCATGAATCGGATCTTCTTCAAGAATGACGGGAAGAAGATATACGATATTTTGATCGCGCCCTTGTCGCTCAATTCCTCGCACATAGTCTTCGTCCCTGACAAAGCGCTTTGGAAGATCCCTTTTCAGGCATTAAGTCCCGACGGTGAATCCTATCTTATAGAAAAGAAGATGGTAAGCTACTCACCTTCGGTTTCTATGCTGCTTGACTCATTAAAAGCAAAGACTCCGGTCAGAAAGAACGCCCAGATTTTCGCTAACAATACATTTGAGAACCGCATTCTTAGGTTCGTCAATCAGGAAGCTGCGGAAGTCGGAAAACTTTTAGGGGCTCAACCGACAATCGCAGCCACGTCGCAGCAATTCATTAATTTATCTCACGGAGCCGATATCCTGCATTTCTCAATGCACGCCCAAGCCGATCGCGAGGTACCTCTTGAGTCATTTCTTGGATTCAAGCCCTCGGGAAAACATGATGGCCGAGTTGCGGTCAACGACCTGCTGAAGATCCGCTTGAAACCTCAAAGTCTTGCCTTTATAGCTTCGTGTGACACAAACAATGTGCTAAATGGTGAAGGCGTAGTCAGTATCGGCTGGGCTTTACTTGGTTCCGGAAGCACCACTGTAATTTCATCTCAATGGGAAGCCGACGACAGATCAACCGGCGTGTTTGCACAACAGTTCTACAAGGAATATAGGAAGGAAATTTCTAGTGCCAGAGCGCTACAAAATGCGGCTGTCACTATGATTCGCAACAAATCATCCGAAAACCACGAACCATACTACTGGGCAGCGTTCACACTACTTGGTGACTTCCGATAA
- a CDS encoding IS1595 family transposase — protein MTGSYKILKRSRISRAKFRQILKYFSLDLTASQITELTGLNRNTVNRYLKKIRESVAAFCESESPFSGVVELDESYFGARRVRGKRGRGAYGKTIVFGIYKRNGKVYTEIVPNCSRKTLYAILEGKVNKTSTVHTDGFRAYHSLVDLGYKKHYRIDHSKDVFALGTNHINGIESFWGYAKVRLVKFRGMRKSTFYLHLKECEFRFNYRQQNLYSILLNVVKEL, from the coding sequence ATGACAGGTAGTTACAAGATACTAAAGCGTTCTCGAATTTCGAGAGCAAAATTTCGTCAGATATTGAAGTATTTTTCACTTGATCTGACGGCATCACAGATCACCGAATTGACGGGTTTGAACCGGAACACGGTGAACAGATATTTGAAAAAGATTCGTGAGTCGGTGGCAGCTTTCTGTGAAAGCGAATCTCCGTTTTCAGGAGTGGTCGAGCTGGACGAATCATACTTTGGTGCAAGAAGAGTTCGCGGAAAGCGAGGACGCGGAGCATACGGGAAAACGATCGTTTTCGGTATCTACAAACGAAACGGCAAAGTCTATACCGAGATTGTTCCTAACTGCTCTCGTAAAACGCTTTACGCTATTTTAGAAGGCAAGGTGAATAAGACTTCGACCGTCCATACAGACGGCTTTCGTGCCTATCATTCGCTGGTCGATCTTGGTTACAAAAAGCATTACCGCATCGACCACAGCAAGGATGTTTTCGCCCTCGGCACCAATCACATCAACGGCATCGAAAGCTTCTGGGGCTATGCGAAAGTCCGTCTCGTGAAGTTCCGCGGTATGCGAAAATCTACCTTCTACTTGCACCTAAAAGAATGTGAGTTTAGATTCAATTACAGACAACAAAATCTTTACTCAATTCTCTTAAATGTTGTCAAAGAACTATGA
- a CDS encoding branched-chain amino acid ABC transporter permease, which produces MAIGFTYIFRVTRVFHLAHGAIFVSGAFSFWWGLSLTANWLLSGILALGICALLIYLIEKVVYLPLSKKQTNQSISLIASMGLYAVVINILALVFGNENKMLSGFATNSYNFGNLILTNIQIYQVAASAMIIVAYGLLQKFSRTGLVLQAISDNESIGQVIGINTDRERLKVFIIGSIFACIAAILRMMDVGMDVHTGMGITLTAAVVAILVSRLSISLILVFTIALSLLQNVTEWFLNAQWRDGITFVILLLVILFRTEGVISYNLRKDRA; this is translated from the coding sequence ATGGCCATCGGTTTTACATATATTTTTCGTGTTACCCGGGTATTTCATCTCGCTCACGGGGCGATATTTGTTTCAGGGGCTTTTTCTTTTTGGTGGGGACTATCGCTCACAGCTAACTGGCTTTTATCAGGCATTCTGGCTCTCGGAATTTGTGCATTATTGATTTATCTGATTGAAAAAGTCGTATATCTGCCGTTGAGTAAGAAACAAACCAACCAAAGCATATCGCTCATAGCCTCAATGGGACTTTACGCTGTGGTGATAAACATTCTGGCGTTGGTATTCGGCAATGAAAATAAGATGCTTTCCGGTTTTGCAACAAACAGTTATAACTTCGGTAATTTGATTTTAACGAACATACAGATTTACCAAGTCGCTGCCTCAGCCATGATTATTGTTGCGTACGGGTTATTACAGAAGTTTTCACGAACTGGTCTCGTGTTGCAGGCGATTTCTGACAATGAATCCATCGGCCAAGTGATAGGAATAAATACAGATCGCGAAAGACTAAAAGTATTTATTATTGGAAGCATTTTTGCCTGTATTGCGGCGATCCTCAGAATGATGGATGTTGGAATGGATGTTCATACTGGCATGGGAATCACATTGACCGCGGCAGTAGTTGCGATTCTGGTTTCTCGACTTAGCATATCTTTGATACTTGTTTTCACTATTGCTCTCTCGCTTCTTCAGAATGTGACTGAGTGGTTTCTTAATGCGCAATGGCGCGACGGAATTACTTTCGTAATTCTATTATTAGTAATTTTGTTCCGAACGGAAGGAGTAATTAGCTATAACCTCAGAAAGGACAGGGCATGA
- a CDS encoding branched-chain amino acid ABC transporter permease, giving the protein MNYIFHITVLLEVYILLALSANQQVGLSGLLTMAQAVFYGVGAYTTAILMTRYGVSFWITLPITVCVSFLAAIVVSYIAGRVRNLYFSLATLSLQIIFFSAAYNWVGLTNGPYGISGISSPQFFGFAINTPGTFAVFGLIWVIAAVLFYGWFLKTPLSRMIEATRDDQIAVLSLGKNPTYYKTLSVALSAIVAGIAGSLYATYTTYIDPTSFGLDESILILSIVLIGGAGGLWGPISGAAIYILLPEILKFVHLPDSVAANMRMIIFGLLLVPVVRFRPQGILGKYQISQ; this is encoded by the coding sequence ATGAACTATATATTTCACATAACAGTACTGCTTGAGGTCTATATTTTGCTAGCCCTAAGTGCGAATCAACAGGTCGGTCTCTCCGGCTTGCTTACAATGGCTCAAGCTGTATTTTACGGCGTCGGAGCTTATACGACGGCTATTCTGATGACAAGATATGGTGTTTCTTTCTGGATTACCTTGCCGATTACGGTTTGTGTGTCATTTCTGGCGGCCATTGTGGTCAGCTATATTGCGGGAAGAGTTCGGAATCTATACTTTAGCCTGGCAACATTGTCCTTACAGATCATTTTCTTTTCAGCTGCATATAACTGGGTTGGCCTAACCAATGGACCCTATGGAATTTCAGGTATCTCCAGCCCGCAGTTTTTCGGATTTGCTATAAACACACCTGGAACATTCGCTGTTTTTGGCTTGATATGGGTGATTGCCGCAGTATTGTTTTATGGTTGGTTTCTTAAAACTCCGTTGTCTCGGATGATAGAGGCGACAAGAGATGACCAGATTGCCGTACTTAGTTTGGGCAAGAATCCAACCTATTACAAGACGCTCAGTGTTGCGCTCTCAGCCATAGTGGCCGGAATCGCCGGTAGTCTATATGCAACATACACAACGTATATTGATCCGACTTCCTTTGGCCTGGATGAATCGATTTTGATACTAAGTATCGTTTTGATCGGCGGGGCCGGCGGCCTATGGGGGCCAATTAGTGGGGCCGCGATTTACATATTGCTTCCCGAGATCCTCAAATTTGTTCACCTGCCGGATAGCGTTGCGGCCAATATGAGAATGATCATATTTGGTTTGTTACTTGTACCGGTCGTTCGATTCAGACCACAAGGAATTTTGGGGAAATATCAAATAAGCCAATGA
- a CDS encoding ATP-binding cassette domain-containing protein, producing the protein MKLLEIQSLNKSFNGLSPVKDVAFVINPKTITLITGENGAGKTTLFNLISGLEKSTKGQICFEGKNIERASALKIAKLGITRLYQQPRLFKNLRVWENLVAAAHGLASDSLLQTIFRYTRVKNEDAVLKQKAIELLSKFGLHELGDSIAGELSYGQQKLISFCMIGMNGTKLALLDEPFAGLNPQTADQLCRIVEHMRDEGMTFIVIEHNINKALEIADRHIEMKNGRINVVNDLGLK; encoded by the coding sequence ATGAAACTATTAGAGATTCAAAGTCTTAACAAATCATTCAACGGTCTTTCGCCCGTTAAGGACGTTGCGTTTGTTATTAATCCTAAGACCATTACACTGATCACCGGGGAAAACGGAGCCGGAAAGACCACCTTGTTTAATCTTATCTCGGGACTGGAGAAATCAACGAAAGGTCAGATATGTTTTGAGGGCAAAAATATAGAGCGGGCGTCGGCTTTGAAGATTGCGAAACTTGGAATAACACGCTTATATCAGCAGCCAAGACTTTTCAAGAATCTTCGCGTGTGGGAGAACCTTGTCGCGGCCGCGCACGGACTGGCAAGCGACAGCTTGCTCCAGACTATATTTCGCTATACGCGAGTCAAAAACGAAGATGCTGTGTTAAAGCAAAAGGCAATAGAGTTACTTTCAAAGTTTGGTTTGCATGAGTTGGGCGATTCGATTGCCGGTGAGCTTTCTTATGGTCAGCAAAAGTTGATTTCATTCTGCATGATTGGCATGAACGGCACCAAATTGGCTTTACTTGACGAACCCTTTGCAGGACTAAATCCGCAAACGGCTGATCAATTATGCCGAATTGTTGAACATATGAGAGATGAGGGCATGACTTTCATAGTAATCGAGCACAATATCAATAAAGCCCTTGAAATAGCTGATCGTCATATAGAAATGAAAAACGGAAGGATTAATGTCGTAAATGATCTTGGATTGAAATGA
- a CDS encoding ATP-binding cassette domain-containing protein — MSEVLQISNLTTGYAGKAILRDVSFSVPEGDVLAVIGQNGSGKSTLLKTIARIITDNSGDVILDSVKINDLQTWDLKKLGMTYFVQGGMVFPTMKVKEHFDMVLRDYDKATALKIKDECLSYFPALSDFMETRGGNLSGGQRQMLSFAMMIAQKTKCWLLDEPTAGLAPESVKESTTFLRTMKEVERTTMVLVEHNYQVAFELADRVAVIKNGKLYNIFEKDEFQKEDFLDRHLFN, encoded by the coding sequence ATGAGCGAAGTGCTGCAAATAAGTAACTTAACGACGGGATATGCGGGCAAGGCCATCTTGCGCGATGTGTCTTTTTCTGTCCCGGAGGGAGATGTATTGGCCGTTATCGGTCAGAACGGTTCAGGCAAGAGTACATTGTTAAAAACTATTGCCCGAATAATTACAGATAATTCGGGTGATGTCATCCTAGATAGCGTGAAGATAAATGATCTTCAAACGTGGGACTTAAAGAAACTTGGGATGACATACTTCGTCCAGGGCGGAATGGTGTTCCCAACAATGAAAGTAAAAGAACACTTTGATATGGTTCTTCGAGACTATGACAAAGCTACAGCATTGAAGATCAAGGATGAATGCCTGAGTTATTTTCCTGCCTTGTCAGACTTTATGGAAACGCGAGGCGGAAACCTTTCCGGAGGCCAAAGGCAAATGCTTTCGTTTGCGATGATGATCGCACAAAAAACAAAATGCTGGTTGCTCGACGAGCCAACCGCCGGTCTAGCTCCCGAGTCTGTAAAAGAGTCCACAACTTTTCTTAGGACAATGAAGGAAGTGGAAAGAACAACAATGGTACTTGTCGAACACAATTACCAAGTTGCATTTGAATTGGCCGATCGAGTTGCTGTGATCAAGAATGGAAAGCTTTACAACATATTTGAGAAAGATGAATTTCAAAAGGAGGATTTCCTGGATAGACATCTGTTTAACTAG
- a CDS encoding ABC transporter substrate-binding protein — translation MNRRIFGLIASFAVAFIIGFSGCGGNQQSETVNIGTTLDLTGPNATYGDQVKKGLDLAVEEVNAQGGIQGKKIQITYLDSKSDPKLAVTNAQQLIAVNNSKLLLGEISSSATQAMIPVVEQNGAFLFAPASSSPKLTNVSKNFARNWPSDVAEAGSAAQFAKDKLNGGTASIIYVNSDYGIGLKDKFTQVFESFGGKVVSSEPYEVGATDFRTLMLKVKAADPEVIYLAGNPKEMGIAIKQLKDTNIPSKIVSDTGFLQNDCLSLAGVAADGVIVPTPDYNPAESKDNRVSDFSKKFKAKYNADPTMVSANAYDAIYLIKDAIEHVGNDPAKIAEFIRNKKNFNGAAGVVSFVDGDVEVPITFKIIENGRPVNYAK, via the coding sequence ATGAACAGAAGGATTTTTGGTTTGATTGCTTCGTTTGCAGTTGCATTTATTATCGGTTTTAGCGGTTGCGGCGGCAATCAGCAGAGCGAAACCGTCAACATTGGTACCACACTTGACCTTACCGGCCCAAACGCCACTTACGGGGATCAAGTAAAAAAAGGTCTTGATTTGGCAGTTGAGGAGGTCAACGCCCAAGGAGGGATTCAGGGTAAGAAGATTCAAATCACATACTTGGATTCAAAGAGTGATCCAAAACTTGCTGTAACAAACGCACAGCAACTCATCGCCGTCAATAACTCCAAACTTCTTCTGGGGGAAATTTCCAGTAGCGCCACTCAAGCAATGATTCCGGTGGTTGAGCAGAATGGTGCCTTTCTTTTTGCTCCGGCCTCATCGAGTCCAAAGCTAACCAACGTCAGCAAAAATTTTGCCCGAAACTGGCCATCCGACGTTGCGGAGGCAGGCTCAGCGGCCCAGTTTGCAAAGGATAAATTAAATGGAGGGACCGCTTCTATAATCTATGTGAACAGCGACTATGGCATAGGCCTGAAGGATAAATTCACTCAAGTATTTGAAAGCTTTGGCGGGAAGGTTGTTTCGTCTGAGCCCTACGAGGTAGGTGCCACGGACTTCAGGACACTCATGCTCAAAGTTAAGGCTGCAGATCCTGAAGTGATCTACTTGGCAGGAAATCCGAAGGAAATGGGAATTGCGATCAAACAGCTCAAGGATACGAACATCCCAAGCAAGATCGTCTCAGATACAGGTTTTCTTCAGAATGACTGCCTTTCTCTAGCGGGGGTCGCTGCCGATGGCGTAATTGTCCCGACGCCGGACTACAACCCGGCAGAGTCAAAGGATAACAGGGTTTCTGACTTCAGCAAGAAGTTCAAAGCCAAATATAATGCGGACCCGACAATGGTCAGCGCCAATGCCTACGACGCTATCTATCTGATAAAAGATGCGATCGAGCATGTCGGAAATGATCCTGCTAAGATTGCTGAATTCATTCGAAACAAGAAGAACTTCAATGGGGCGGCGGGTGTTGTCAGCTTTGTCGATGGTGACGTTGAAGTGCCTATCACTTTCAAGATCATCGAAAACGGAAGGCCGGTGAATTACGCAAAATAA
- a CDS encoding pyridoxal-phosphate dependent enzyme, with protein MQKIEQRLHHELVFSTVNKELGGRPDIKEFLFGSDKLVGIFSIENDLTDERVSEYRKAYFGVGDTECYKLNLPNDNKLFLKMEYTNAMGNNHYARFWVVHLFICEVLGLIYPGVTQILEVTSGSSGIALAMACEVLGFDVTILVPSLLPENRIKPMRRSTTTIIEVPGYIDNCIAKLREMVKEGNYYVTNHSEEKADVITHVFSRIGHELVRDVDFPIDYAVLAMGNGTSTMAIGKALKESNENIEITAYRPHFEEDPEEVVFGLIAANIDCRHIPLAMNYVDNQVYTTGVDIEALRSQYKYDTEVYNLGYSSLYGLHFAHELAKTVEGRKIVTVGYDKMDRY; from the coding sequence ATGCAAAAAATAGAGCAGAGGCTTCATCACGAGTTGGTTTTCTCAACCGTCAACAAAGAACTTGGTGGACGGCCGGATATTAAAGAGTTCCTTTTTGGATCGGATAAACTCGTAGGCATTTTCTCCATTGAGAATGATCTTACAGATGAACGGGTGTCAGAGTATCGCAAGGCCTATTTCGGGGTCGGAGATACCGAGTGTTACAAACTGAACCTGCCCAATGACAACAAGCTGTTCCTGAAAATGGAATACACCAATGCAATGGGGAACAACCATTACGCCAGATTTTGGGTTGTGCATCTTTTCATCTGCGAAGTACTTGGGCTGATCTACCCAGGAGTGACGCAGATACTTGAAGTTACAAGCGGAAGTTCAGGCATTGCCCTAGCGATGGCTTGCGAAGTGCTTGGCTTTGATGTTACAATCTTGGTCCCGAGCTTATTACCTGAAAATCGGATAAAACCCATGAGACGCTCGACCACGACAATAATCGAGGTTCCGGGTTACATCGACAATTGCATTGCCAAACTCCGAGAAATGGTAAAAGAGGGTAACTACTATGTTACCAACCACTCCGAAGAGAAAGCTGATGTGATCACACACGTGTTTTCGAGGATCGGGCATGAGCTGGTTCGAGATGTTGATTTCCCGATTGACTATGCTGTCCTAGCAATGGGAAATGGAACTTCGACAATGGCGATTGGCAAAGCGCTAAAAGAATCGAACGAGAATATTGAGATAACGGCATATCGCCCTCATTTTGAGGAGGATCCGGAAGAAGTTGTCTTCGGCCTTATCGCTGCCAATATAGATTGTCGGCATATACCCTTGGCGATGAACTACGTTGACAATCAAGTTTACACGACTGGCGTGGATATTGAGGCGCTGCGATCGCAATACAAATATGACACTGAAGTATACAATCTTGGTTATAGCTCGCTCTACGGATTGCACTTCGCCCACGAGCTTGCAAAAACTGTCGAAGGGAGGAAGATCGTCACTGTTGGCTATGACAAAATGGACCGGTACTAA